Proteins encoded together in one Amphritea japonica ATCC BAA-1530 window:
- the nosZ gene encoding TAT-dependent nitrous-oxide reductase has translation MIDPKDKNLPVIDTEDSQASEHVKLSRRLFLGGSAALVGGAAAMGATMGGALMPSVAHASTDAKHTVGPGELDEYYGFWSGGHQGEVRVLGLPSMRELMRIPVFNVDSATGWGLTNESKEVLGENAPLNGDCHHPHMSMTDGQYDGKYIFINDKANTRVARIRGDIMKTDKITTVPNCQAIHGLRVQKVPYTKYIFANAEFRMPHPNNGLNMDDVEGYYTMFNGLDAESMDVAWQVIVDGNLDNTDADYTGKYAFSTCYNSEGAIDLPGSMRNERDHLVIFNIERIEAAVKAGKFITLPGSDVPVVDGRKGSELTRYVPVPKNPHGINTAPGGKYAVANGKLSPTVTVFELAKFDELFADKIQPRDTVVAEVELGLGPLHTAFDGRGNAFTTLFIDSQVCKWDVEKAIRFYNGEKVDYILQKLDVHYQPGHNHTTMGETRDADGQYLVSLQKFSKDRFLKCGPLHAENDQLIDISGDEMKLIHDGPAFAEPHDCMMVHRSKVKTRKLYDRKDPTFATTVAMAKKDGITLETDSKVIRDGNKVRVYMTSVAPNYGLNEFTVKQGDEVTVIITNLDEIEDVSHGFCMVNHGAQMEISPQQTASITFKADQVGVHWYYCNWFCHALHMEMRGRMLVEPA, from the coding sequence ATGATAGATCCTAAGGACAAGAACCTTCCTGTGATCGATACTGAAGATTCACAAGCAAGCGAGCATGTGAAACTCAGCCGTCGTTTATTCCTGGGTGGCTCTGCTGCTCTGGTGGGTGGTGCCGCGGCAATGGGTGCAACAATGGGTGGCGCACTGATGCCATCGGTAGCCCATGCATCGACTGATGCTAAACACACGGTAGGACCCGGTGAACTGGATGAGTACTACGGTTTCTGGAGTGGTGGTCATCAGGGTGAGGTACGTGTTTTAGGCCTGCCTTCTATGCGCGAACTGATGCGTATTCCCGTTTTCAACGTAGACAGTGCAACGGGTTGGGGTCTGACTAACGAGTCGAAAGAAGTTCTGGGTGAAAATGCACCTCTGAACGGTGACTGCCATCACCCACACATGTCTATGACCGACGGTCAGTACGACGGTAAGTACATCTTCATCAACGATAAGGCCAACACCCGTGTTGCCCGTATCCGTGGTGATATCATGAAGACTGATAAGATCACGACAGTGCCTAACTGTCAGGCGATCCACGGTCTGCGTGTACAGAAAGTACCTTACACTAAGTATATCTTTGCTAACGCTGAATTCCGTATGCCGCACCCTAATAACGGCCTGAATATGGATGATGTGGAAGGTTACTACACTATGTTTAACGGTCTGGATGCTGAGTCCATGGACGTTGCATGGCAGGTAATCGTAGACGGTAACCTGGATAACACCGATGCTGACTACACAGGTAAGTATGCGTTCTCTACCTGTTACAACTCTGAAGGTGCAATTGACCTTCCGGGCTCTATGCGTAATGAGCGTGACCACTTGGTTATCTTCAACATTGAGCGTATCGAAGCGGCAGTAAAAGCAGGTAAGTTTATCACTCTGCCTGGTTCTGATGTGCCGGTAGTCGATGGCCGTAAAGGTTCTGAACTGACCCGTTATGTACCAGTGCCTAAGAACCCACACGGTATTAACACTGCACCTGGTGGTAAGTACGCAGTTGCTAACGGTAAGCTGTCTCCAACAGTGACTGTTTTTGAACTGGCTAAGTTTGATGAGTTGTTTGCCGATAAAATTCAGCCACGTGATACGGTTGTTGCAGAAGTTGAGCTGGGTCTTGGACCTCTACACACGGCCTTTGATGGTCGTGGTAACGCTTTCACTACTTTGTTCATCGACAGCCAGGTATGTAAGTGGGATGTTGAAAAAGCGATCCGTTTCTACAACGGTGAAAAAGTGGATTACATCCTCCAGAAGCTGGATGTGCACTACCAGCCAGGACACAACCATACCACTATGGGTGAAACCCGTGATGCGGATGGTCAGTACCTGGTATCTCTACAGAAATTCTCTAAAGACCGTTTCCTGAAGTGTGGTCCGCTGCATGCCGAGAACGATCAGCTGATCGATATCTCCGGCGACGAAATGAAGCTGATACACGATGGGCCTGCGTTCGCTGAACCACATGACTGTATGATGGTTCACCGTTCTAAGGTTAAGACTCGTAAGCTATACGACCGTAAGGATCCTACCTTTGCAACGACTGTTGCTATGGCGAAGAAAGACGGTATTACGCTTGAAACAGATAGTAAGGTTATCCGTGACGGAAACAAGGTCCGTGTTTACATGACCTCGGTTGCGCCTAACTACGGTCTGAATGAGTTTACCGTTAAGCAGGGTGATGAAGTAACGGTTATTATCACTAACCTGGATGAGATCGAAGATGTAAGTCACGGTTTCTGTATGGTAAACCACGGTGCACAGATGGAGATCAGCCCACAGCAGACTGCGTCTATTACTTTTAAAGCAGACCAGGTGGGAGTACATTGGTACTACTGTAACTGGTTCTGTCATGCGCTTCATATGGAGATGCGTGGTCGTATGTTGGTTGAACCAGCTTAA